From Quercus lobata isolate SW786 chromosome 1, ValleyOak3.0 Primary Assembly, whole genome shotgun sequence, one genomic window encodes:
- the LOC115959151 gene encoding uncharacterized protein LOC115959151: MSSSISSYLRSTIQQNLTLLSLRTLCKSLAILVLVLLLFCTYSFNPPNYPPSDLLSTINKKWTTSSPIISTNNSIKTNISHILFGICGSMKAWKHRKSYIEAWWRPNVTRGYLFLDRPPTEEFQPWPSTSPPFRVSEDLTKLKVFPKILWPIQVRLLRTIMEALRQGDKDLRWYVKGDDDTVVMVDNLVEVLAKYDHTKPYYIGSNSEGVKSNFDFSFDMAFGGGGYALSYPLAEALSTKLDDCIERYSYVNSEDFWLHSCLADLGVALTHDKGFHQIDLHNDISGLLSAHPQTPFLSLHHIDTIDPIFPSMDRSESINRLMMAAKIDQSRLLQQTICYHRQSNWSLSISWGYSAYIYENIIPRSILWRPLETFRPWKRNSRPPLYMFNTRWPSNNPCEAPHLLFFDSIEHIEGDQIVTTYVRAWPRGLPTCSFAGNHSADPITKIKVFSPASTRMEAGGRDCCDIVYRAGANVTEVTYRACMKYEVIA, from the exons ATgtcttcttcaatttcttcctACTTGAGGAGCACCATTCAACAAAATCTCACCCTTTTATCTCTTAGAACTCTATGCAAGTCTCTAGCTATTTTAGTCCTAGTCTTGCTTTTGTTTTGCACTTACTCGTTTAACCCTCCTAATTACCCACCTTCAGACCTCTTATcaaccataaataaaaaatggacaaCCTCAAGCCCCATTATTAGTACTAATAATTCTATTAAAACCAATATTAGTCACATTCTTTTTGGCATATGTGGTTCAATGAAAGCATGGAAGCACAGAAAATCATACATTGAAGCATGGTGGAGACCAAATGTGACAAGGGGATATCTTTTCCTAGATAGACCTCCTACTGAAGAGTTCCAACCTTGGCCTTCAACTTCGCCTCCTTTTCGCGTCAGCGAAGATCTCACAAAATTGAAAGTGTTTCCAAAAATATTGTGGCCGATTCAAGTCAGACTTTTACGTACAATCATGGAAGCACTTAGACAAGGAGACAAAGATTTGAGATGGTATGTAAAGGGTGATGATGATACTGTAGTTATGGTAGATAATTTAGTTGAGGTACTAGCAAAATATGACCATACTAAACCCTACTATATTGGGTCCAATTCAGAGGGTGTCAAgtcaaattttgatttctcattTGATATGGCATTTGGTGGAGGAGGGTATGCTTTAAGTTACCCTCTAGCAGAAGCATTGTCAACAAAGTTAGACGATTGTATAGAGAGATATTCATACGTTAATAGCGAGGATTTTTGGTTACACTCATGTTTAGCTGATTTAGGAGTTGCTCTAACTCACGACAAAGGGTTTCACCAG ATTGATCTACACAATGATATCTCAGGTCTTCTATCAGCTCACCCTCAGACTCCTTTCCTCTCTCTACACCACATTGACACCATAGATCCAATCTTCCCCTCCATGGACCGTTCTGAATCCATAAACCGCCTCATGATGGCCGCGAAAATAGACCAATCCCGCCTTCTTCAACAAACCATATGCTATCACAGGCAAAGCAACTggtctctctctatctcatgGGGCTACTCAGcttatatttatgaaaatataatcCCTCGGAGCATTTTATGGAGACCCCTTGAGACATTTAGGCCATGGAAGAGAAATTCAAGGCCACCACTCTACATGTTCAACACTAGGTGGCCTTCCAACAATCCTTGTGAAGCTCCTCACTTGCTTTTCTTTGATTCTATAGAGCATATAGAAGGAGACCAAATTGTTACAACGTATGTTAGAGCATGGCCTCGTGGTTTACCAACTTGTTCATTTGCTGGTAATCATTCTGCTGATCCCATAACTAAAATTAAAGTGTTTTCACCAGCATCAACACGCATGGAG GCAGGTGGAAGAGACTGTTGTGACATTGTATATAGGGCTGGAGCAAATGTAACGGAAGTCACATATAGGGCTTGCATGAAGTATGAAGTAATAGCATGA
- the LOC115993953 gene encoding uncharacterized protein LOC115993953, with product MSSTIPSNLSTIQQNPTPLSLGTLCKSLAISGLVLFLFYTFLFNPPNYQTSDLLSTIKQKWPTSSPIISTNSTKTNISHIVFGIVGSMNTWKYKKSYIEAWWRPNVTRGYLFLDRPPTEEFQPWPSTSPPFRINEDIAKLKVFPKISRPVQIRIVRTIMETFRQGDKDVRWYVMADDDTVLMVDNLVEVLAKYDHTKSYYVGSNSESVKSNFDFSFDMAFGGAGYALSYPLAEALSTKLDRCIERYPYMFVSDFLLHSCLADLGVALTHDRGFHQIDLHNDISGLLSAHPQTPFLSLHHIDTIDPIFPSMDRSKSIKHLMKAAKIDQSRLLQQTICYHRQSNWSLSISWGYSAYIYENIIPRSILWRPLETFSPWKRNSRPPLYMFNTRWPSKNPCEAPRLLFFDSIEHIEGDQIVTTYVRAWPRGLPTCSFAGNHSADPITKIKVFSLASTRLEAGERDCCDIEYMDGANVTEVKYRACMKYEVIA from the exons ATGTCTTCTACAATTCCTTCCAACTTGAGCACCATTCAACAAAATCCCACCCCTTTATCTCTTGGAACTCTGTGCAAGTCTCTAGCTATTTCAGGCCTAGTCTTGTTTTTGTTCTACACTTTTTTGTTTAACCCACCTAATTATCAAACTTCTGACCTTTTATCAACCATAAAGCAAAAATGGCCAACCTCAAGCCCCATTATTAGTACCAATTCTACTAAAACCAATATTAGTCACATTGTTTTTGGCATAGTTGGTTCAATGAACACATGGAAGTACAAAAAATCATACATTGAAGCATGGTGGAGACCAAATGTGACAAGGGGATATCTTTTTCTAGATAGACCTCCCACGGAGGAGTTCCAACCTTGGCCATCAACTTCACCTCCTTTTCGTATCAACGAAGATATCGCCAAATTGAAAGTGTTCCCAAAAATATCAAGGCCGGTTCAAATCCGAATTGTACGTACAATAATGGAAACATTTAGACAAGGAGACAAAGATGTGAGATGGTATGTAATGGCAGATGATGATACAGTACTTATGGTTGATAATTTAGTTGAGGTACTAGCAAAGTATGACCATACTAAATCCTACTATGTTGGGTCCAATTCAGAGAGTGTCAAGTCCAACTTTGACTTCTCATTTGATATGGCATTTGGGGGAGCCGGGTATGCTTTGAGTTACCCTCTAGCAGAAGCATTGTCAACAAAGTTAGACAGATGTATAGAGAGATATCCATACATGTTTGTTAGTGATTTTTTGTTACACTCATGTTTGGCTGATTTAGGAGTTGCTCTAACTCACGACAGAGGGTTTCACCAG ATTGATCTACACAATGACATCTCAGGTCTTCTATCAGCTCACCCTCAGACTCCTTTCCTCTCTCTCCACCACATTGACACCATAGACCCAATCTTCCCCTCCATGGACCGTTCAAAATCCATAAAACACCTCATGAAGGCCGCAAAAATAGACCAATCCCGCCTTCTTCAACAAACTATATGCTATCATAGGCAAAGCAATTggtctctctctatctcatgGGGATACTCAGcttatatttatgaaaatataatcCCTCGGAGCATTTTATGGAGACCCCTTGAGACATTTAGCCCATGGAAGAGAAATTCAAGGCCACCACTCTACATGTTCAACACTAGGTGGCCTTCCAAAAATCCTTGTGAAGCTCCTCGCTTGCTTTTCTTTGATTCTATAGAGCATATAGAAGGAGACCAAATTGTTACAACGTATGTTAGAGCATGGCCTCGTGGTTTACCAACTTGTTCATTTGCTGGTAATCATTCTGCTGATCCCATAACTAAAATTAAAGTGTTTTCACTAGCATCAACACGCTTGGAG GCCGGTGAAAGAGACTGTTGTGACATTGAATATATGGATGGAGCAAATGTTACGGAAGTCAAATATAGGGCTTGCATGAAATACGAAGTAATTGCTTGA
- the LOC115959881 gene encoding uncharacterized protein LOC115959881, which translates to MSSTISSNLSTIQQNPTPLSLGTLCKSLAISGLILFLFYTFLFNPPNYQPSDLLSTINQKWPTSSPIISTNSTKTNISHIVFGIVGSMNTWSKKKSYIEAWWRPNVTRGYLFLDRPPTEEFQPWPSTSPPFRINEDITKLKVFPKISRPIQVRIVRTIMETFRQGDKDVRWYVMGDDDTVLMVDNLVEVLAKYDHTKSYYIGSNSDCVKSNFDFSFNMAFGGAGYALSYPLAEALATKLDDCIERYPDMYVSDFLLHSCLADLGVALTQNKGFHQIDLHNDISGLLSAHPQTPFLSLHHIDTIDPIFPSMDRSESINHLMKAAKIDQSRLLQQTICYHRQNNWSLSISWGYSTYIYENIIPRSILWRPLETFRPWVAEWTPPLYMFNTRWPSDNPCDAPHLFFFDSIEHVEGDQIVTTYVRARPRGLLTCSFAGNHSADPITKIKVFSPASTRLEGRGRDCCDIEYMDGANVTEVKYRACMKYEVIA; encoded by the exons ATGTCTTCTACAATTTCTTCCAACTTGAGCACCATTCAACAAAATCCCACCCCTTTATCTCTTGGAACTCTATGCAAGTCTCTAGCTATTTCAGGCCTAATCTTGTTTTTGTTCTACACTTTCTTGTTTAACCCTCCTAATTACCAACCTTCTGACCTCTTATCAACCATAAATCAAAAATGGCCAACCTCAAGCCCCATTATTAGTACTAATTCTACCAAAACCAATATTAGTCACATTGTTTTTGGCATAGTTGGTTCAATGAACAcatggagtaaaaaaaaatcatacattgAGGCATGGTGGAGACCGAATGTGACAAGGGGATATCTTTTTCTAGATAGACCTCCCACAGAGGAGTTCCAACCTTGGCCTTCAACTTCACCTCCTTTTCGTATCAACGAAGATATCACCAAATTGAAAGTGTTCCCAAAAATATCAAGGCCGATTCAAGTCCGAATTGTACGTACAATAATGGAAACATTTAGACAAGGAGACAAAGATGTGAGATGGTACGTAATGGGAGATGATGATACAGTACTTATGGTTGATAATTTGGTTGAGGTACTAGCAAAGTATGACCATACTAAATCCTACTATATTGGGTCCAATTCAGACTGTGTCAAGTCCAACtttgatttctcttttaatATGGCATTTGGGGGAGCTGGGTATGCTTTGAGTTACCCTCTAGCAGAAGCATTGGCAACAAAGTTAGACGATTGTATAGAGAGATATCCAGACATGTATGTCAGTGATTTTTTGTTACACTCATGTTTGGCTGATTTAGGAGTTGCTCTAACTCAGAACAAAGGGTTTCACCAG ATTGATCTACATAATGACATCTCAGGTCTTCTATCAGCTCATCCTCAGACTCCTTTCCTCTCTCTCCACCACATTGACACCATAGATCCAATCTTTCCCTCCATGGACCGTTCTGAATCCATAAACCACCTCATGAAGGCTGCAAAAATAGACCAATCCCGCCTTCTTCAACAAACCATATGCTACCACAGACAAAACAACTGGTCTCTTTCTATCTCATGGGGCTACTCAActtatatttatgaaaatataattcCTCGGAGCATTTTATGGAGACCCCTTGAGACATTTAGGCCATGGGTGGCAGAATGGACACCACCACTCTACATGTTCAATACTAGGTGGCCTTCCGACAATCCTTGTGACGCTCCTcacttgtttttctttgattctatAGAGCATGTAGAAGGAGACCAAATTGTTACAACGTATGTTAGAGCACGGCCTCGTGGTTTACTAACTTGTTCATTTGCTGGAAATCATTCTGCTGATCCCATAACTAAAATTAAAGTGTTTTCACCAGCATCAACACGCTTGGAG GGTAGAGGAAGAGACTGCTGTGACATTGAATATATGGATGGAGCAAATGTTACGGAAGTCAAGTATCGAGCTTGCATGAAGTATGAAGTAATTGCCTAA